TGCCTCAGTGACAACCATGCGGTAGAAAGGACGGTGGCTTGCACCATGACGTTGGAGACGGATTTTGAGTGCCATATCGGAAAGAGTTGAAAATAAAAAATGCCCGGCGAGACCCCGGATTTAGAGAAAAGCGCAGAAAAAAGGCTTTTCCGGGAAGACTGTCAAGCGGGGAATTTGGGGTGTGGTTTGGCTTAGGGCATGGAGCGAAGAGCGAAGAGCCCGTACTATGGTGCTACAGAGAACGACTGAATTTCGTTATCATTTTAGACACTTCGTCAAGTTCACGAAGTCGATTATTTCGCACGTCATCGTCGATATAGCCTTTCCGAGCAAAAAATGCGGTCATACTTGCGCATTCAAAAACCGAGCGGCGGGCGTAATTTAGAAAGTTCTTAAACTCAGCTTTTGATGTGCTACCAGAGCCTTCGGCGATGTTGTTAGAAATGCTAACCGCGGCGCCGCGCATTTGTTCCGCAAAACGATACAGCCGTTTCTTCTCCAGCTCATCCGCGACGTTGCAGAGCTCGTCGCCAACGTCACAAGCCCGCTG
This DNA window, taken from Coraliomargarita sinensis, encodes the following:
- a CDS encoding four helix bundle protein, producing MGQFRFEDLKIWQRACDVGDELCNVADELEKKRLYRFAEQMRGAAVSISNNIAEGSGSTSKAEFKNFLNYARRSVFECASMTAFFARKGYIDDDVRNNRLRELDEVSKMITKFSRSL